In Streptococcus uberis, a single window of DNA contains:
- a CDS encoding FAD-dependent oxidoreductase — protein MTKILIVGGVAGGMSAATRLRRLMEDAEIIVFDKGPYVSFANCGLPFHLSGEIAERDSLLVQTPEKLKARFNLDVRPNTEILEINPQEKVVKASHLGKEYQENYDYLILSPGAKPFIPNLPGLETATNVYSLRNIPDLDQIMANLSQEAGQKATVIGAGFIGLEMAESLVKRGYQVTILEKAPHILPPLDQEMAAFLEAELRRNGVSIITGLSAQAFEKEGKNIILENGDVLTSDLTIMSVGVLPASDLAKNAGIELGLKGGILVNDSYETSQKDIYAVGDAIVVKHGITGVDALISLANPANRQGRQVADIIAGLPRHNKGSIGTAIVRAFGLSAASTGLNERQARQSFDDVQVLHTSGKDHASYFPGATDITLKLVFGKDSGRIYGAQAVGAKGVDKRIDILATAIKAGMTVDDLPELEFTYAPPFGSAKDPVNMAGYVALNLLEGTSQSIQWYQLDQALTQGKQLLDVRTEKEFSQGHFGNAINIPLDDLRNRLEELDSSQDYIVSCHSGLRSYLAERILKQAGFHVQNLDGAYALYKTVYPERITHD, from the coding sequence ATGACAAAAATTCTTATTGTTGGTGGCGTTGCGGGTGGCATGTCAGCTGCAACTCGGTTACGACGTCTCATGGAAGATGCCGAAATTATTGTGTTTGACAAGGGGCCATATGTGTCTTTTGCAAATTGTGGTTTACCTTTTCATCTTTCTGGAGAAATTGCTGAGCGTGATAGTTTGTTGGTCCAAACGCCAGAAAAACTAAAGGCACGTTTCAACTTGGATGTCCGTCCCAATACCGAAATATTGGAAATCAATCCCCAAGAGAAAGTGGTAAAAGCCTCTCATCTTGGTAAAGAATACCAGGAAAATTATGATTATTTAATCCTTTCACCAGGAGCAAAGCCTTTCATTCCAAATCTACCAGGATTAGAAACAGCAACTAATGTCTATAGTTTACGAAATATTCCAGATTTAGACCAGATTATGGCCAATTTGAGTCAAGAAGCTGGTCAAAAAGCAACGGTTATTGGAGCTGGTTTTATTGGATTAGAAATGGCTGAAAGTTTAGTGAAACGTGGTTATCAGGTTACTATACTTGAAAAGGCCCCACATATTCTACCACCTTTGGATCAGGAAATGGCTGCCTTCCTGGAAGCAGAATTACGTCGCAATGGTGTTTCCATAATAACGGGACTCTCTGCGCAAGCTTTTGAAAAAGAAGGTAAGAACATTATCCTAGAAAACGGTGACGTTTTAACGTCTGATTTGACCATCATGTCAGTTGGTGTCTTGCCGGCATCTGATCTTGCCAAAAATGCTGGAATTGAATTGGGCTTAAAAGGTGGTATTTTAGTAAATGACTCTTATGAAACCAGTCAAAAAGATATCTATGCAGTTGGTGATGCCATAGTAGTCAAACATGGAATTACTGGCGTAGATGCCCTTATTTCCTTAGCAAATCCGGCTAACAGACAAGGACGTCAAGTAGCAGATATTATTGCAGGACTGCCACGTCACAATAAGGGAAGTATCGGGACAGCCATTGTACGTGCATTCGGACTTTCAGCTGCATCAACAGGGTTAAACGAGCGCCAAGCTCGCCAAAGTTTTGACGATGTGCAAGTTCTACACACCAGTGGAAAGGACCATGCCTCTTATTTTCCAGGGGCTACTGATATCACCTTAAAATTGGTTTTTGGAAAAGACAGTGGTCGTATTTATGGAGCACAAGCAGTAGGAGCAAAAGGGGTTGACAAACGGATTGATATCCTAGCTACCGCTATTAAGGCTGGAATGACAGTTGACGATTTACCTGAGTTAGAATTCACCTATGCTCCGCCTTTTGGCTCAGCCAAAGATCCTGTTAATATGGCTGGCTATGTTGCATTAAACCTACTTGAAGGAACCAGCCAAAGTATCCAATGGTACCAACTGGACCAAGCCTTGACACAAGGCAAACAGTTGCTTGATGTCCGAACTGAAAAAGAATTTAGTCAAGGCCATTTTGGAAATGCCATTAATATACCATTAGATGATTTAAGAAACCGTCTGGAAGAGTTGGATTCAAGTCAAGATTATATTGTTAGCTGTCATAGTGGTCTTCGCTCTTATTTGGCAGAACGTATTTTGAAGCAAGCAGGCTTTCATGTTCAAAATTTAGATGGTGCTTATGCACTCTATAAAACAGTTTACCCAGAAAGGATTACCCATGATTAA
- a CDS encoding rhodanese-like domain-containing protein has product MPFLSKLFSAFSKVDTISTKELEDLLQSHPKTQVLDVRTRVEFQEGHIKNARNVPVDTIVNYKGIKDQKVYIICHSGIRSRRASQKLRDKGYHAIHVKGGMMAWSGPIVRSH; this is encoded by the coding sequence ATGCCATTTTTAAGTAAATTGTTCTCTGCTTTTAGTAAAGTGGACACTATTTCTACTAAAGAGTTAGAAGATTTGTTACAATCACATCCTAAAACACAGGTCTTAGATGTGAGGACTAGAGTTGAATTTCAAGAAGGACATATCAAAAATGCTCGAAATGTCCCTGTAGATACAATTGTCAACTATAAAGGGATAAAAGACCAAAAGGTTTACATCATTTGTCACTCTGGTATTCGTAGTCGCAGAGCAAGTCAAAAATTAAGAGATAAGGGTTACCATGCGATTCATGTTAAAGGTGGCATGATGGCTTGGTCAGGTCCTATTGTTAGGTCCCATTAA
- a CDS encoding metal-sensitive transcriptional regulator, translating to MRTEKKDIINRLKRTEGQLRGVQRMIDEDSTCFDIITQLTAIRSSINSAMGVIIGNKITQVIENPSEDPKEQEERLNQAIQLIVKK from the coding sequence ATGAGAACTGAGAAAAAAGATATTATTAATAGACTGAAGCGAACCGAGGGGCAACTTAGAGGGGTACAACGTATGATTGACGAGGATAGTACATGCTTTGATATCATTACTCAATTAACAGCAATCCGTTCAAGTATTAATAGTGCTATGGGTGTTATTATTGGGAATAAAATCACCCAAGTTATTGAGAACCCGTCTGAAGACCCTAAGGAACAAGAAGAACGCCTCAATCAAGCCATTCAACTCATTGTCAAAAAATAG
- a CDS encoding cysteine hydrolase family protein yields the protein MMRALISIDYTNDFVADDGKLSAGKAAQAIASIIAEMTEKAFERGDYIFFAIDCHDENDPWHPESKLFPPHNLKGSKGRDLYGPLDKVYQQIKQDPKVFWLDKRYYSAFSGTDLDIRLRERGVNTVVLTGVLTDICVLHTAIDAYNLGYKLEVVRSAVASISDQSHQWALAHFEQVLGATILE from the coding sequence TTGATGAGAGCATTGATTTCAATTGATTACACAAACGATTTTGTTGCAGATGATGGGAAGTTGAGTGCAGGAAAAGCTGCCCAAGCTATTGCGTCAATCATAGCTGAGATGACCGAAAAAGCATTTGAGCGAGGGGACTATATTTTCTTTGCTATTGATTGTCATGATGAGAACGATCCATGGCACCCAGAAAGTAAGCTTTTCCCGCCTCATAATCTTAAGGGGAGTAAAGGGCGTGACCTTTATGGTCCTTTGGACAAGGTCTATCAACAGATAAAACAAGATCCTAAAGTATTCTGGTTAGATAAGCGCTACTATTCTGCTTTTTCGGGGACAGATTTGGATATTCGGCTGCGAGAACGTGGTGTTAATACAGTAGTCTTAACAGGAGTCCTAACCGATATCTGTGTCTTGCATACTGCCATTGACGCTTACAATTTAGGCTACAAGCTGGAGGTTGTTCGTTCAGCAGTTGCGAGTATATCAGATCAATCACACCAGTGGGCCTTGGCTCATTTTGAACAGGTTTTGGGCGCGACCATTCTTGAGTAA
- the codY gene encoding GTP-sensing pleiotropic transcriptional regulator CodY: protein MPNLLEKTRKITSILQRSVDSLDAELPYNAMASRLADIIDCNACIINGGGTLLGYAMKYKTNNDRVEEFFEAKQFPDSYVKAASRVYDTEANLPVENELTIFPIESKDTYPDGLTTIAPIYGGGMRLGSLIIWRNDKKFLDEDLILVEISSTVVGIQLLNLQTENLEETIRKQTAVNMAINTLSYSEMKAVAAILGELDGNEGRLTASVIADRIGITRSVIVNALRKLESAGIIESRSLGMKGTYLKVINEGIFDKLKEF from the coding sequence ATGCCAAATTTATTAGAAAAAACACGTAAAATCACATCTATATTACAGCGTTCCGTAGATAGTTTGGATGCAGAATTGCCCTATAATGCAATGGCATCTCGCTTAGCTGATATCATTGACTGTAATGCATGTATTATCAATGGTGGCGGTACTCTTTTAGGTTACGCCATGAAATATAAAACCAATAATGACCGAGTAGAAGAATTTTTTGAAGCAAAGCAATTCCCAGATTCTTACGTTAAAGCGGCTAGTCGTGTTTATGATACAGAAGCAAACTTGCCTGTAGAAAATGAATTAACCATTTTCCCAATTGAATCAAAAGATACTTATCCAGATGGTTTAACGACAATTGCTCCAATTTATGGTGGTGGTATGCGTCTGGGGTCTTTAATCATTTGGCGAAATGACAAAAAATTTCTTGATGAAGATTTGATTTTGGTTGAAATTTCTAGTACCGTTGTGGGTATTCAGTTGTTAAACTTGCAAACGGAAAATCTTGAGGAAACCATTCGTAAGCAAACGGCTGTTAATATGGCAATTAATACCTTATCATATTCTGAAATGAAAGCAGTTGCTGCCATTTTAGGTGAACTTGATGGCAATGAGGGGCGTTTAACGGCGTCAGTCATCGCTGACCGTATCGGTATTACACGATCTGTGATCGTCAATGCCCTTCGTAAATTGGAAAGTGCTGGTATTATTGAAAGTCGCTCTCTGGGTATGAAGGGAACCTACCTCAAGGTTATTAATGAGGGAATTTTTGATAAATTGAAAGAATTTTAA
- a CDS encoding pyridoxal phosphate-dependent aminotransferase, whose translation MKIFEKSSKLEHVAYDIRGPVLEEAERMMANGEKILRLNTGNPAAFGFEAPDEVIRDLILNARNSEGYSDSRGIFSARKAIMQYCQLKDFPEVDINDIYLGNGVSELISMSMQALLDDGDEVLVPMPDYPLWTACVSLAGGKAVHYICDEQAEWYPDIDDIKSKVTDRTKAIVIINPNNPTGALYPKELLEEIVDIAREHQLIIFADEIYDRLVMDGGKHIAIASLAPDVFCVSMNGLSKSHRIAGFRVGWMVLSGPKNHVKGYIEGLNMLANMRLCSNVLAQQVVQTSLGGHQSVDDLLLPGGRIFEQRNFIHKAINDIPGLSAVKPKAGLYIFPKIDRQMYRIDDDEQFVLDLLKQEKVMLVHGRGFNWKDPDHFRIVYLPRVEELADVQEKITRVLKQCKR comes from the coding sequence ATGAAAATTTTTGAGAAATCATCAAAACTAGAACATGTTGCCTATGACATTCGTGGTCCTGTTTTAGAAGAGGCTGAACGTATGATGGCAAATGGTGAAAAAATCCTTCGTCTTAATACAGGAAATCCGGCTGCCTTCGGATTTGAAGCCCCTGATGAAGTTATTAGAGACTTAATTCTGAATGCTCGAAATAGTGAGGGGTATTCAGATAGTAGAGGCATTTTTTCTGCCAGAAAAGCGATTATGCAATACTGTCAATTAAAAGACTTTCCTGAAGTTGACATTAATGACATTTATCTTGGCAATGGTGTATCTGAGTTAATATCCATGTCCATGCAGGCTTTACTTGATGATGGTGATGAGGTTTTAGTACCAATGCCTGATTATCCCTTGTGGACAGCCTGTGTCAGTTTAGCTGGCGGTAAAGCGGTGCATTACATTTGTGATGAGCAAGCAGAATGGTATCCCGATATCGATGATATTAAGTCTAAAGTAACTGACAGAACAAAAGCAATTGTTATTATTAATCCAAACAATCCCACTGGAGCTCTTTATCCAAAAGAATTATTAGAGGAAATTGTTGACATTGCTCGAGAACATCAGTTAATTATTTTTGCTGACGAAATTTATGATCGTCTCGTGATGGATGGTGGTAAACATATTGCAATTGCTAGTCTAGCTCCGGATGTTTTTTGTGTCTCAATGAATGGTTTATCAAAATCCCATCGTATTGCTGGTTTCCGTGTTGGATGGATGGTCCTTTCTGGTCCTAAAAACCATGTGAAAGGTTATATTGAAGGTCTCAATATGCTGGCAAATATGCGTTTATGTTCAAATGTCTTAGCACAGCAAGTTGTACAAACGTCATTGGGAGGGCATCAGTCTGTTGATGATTTATTATTACCTGGTGGTCGGATTTTTGAGCAACGTAATTTTATCCACAAAGCCATCAATGATATCCCTGGATTATCAGCTGTCAAACCTAAGGCAGGTCTTTATATTTTCCCTAAAATTGATCGTCAAATGTACCGTATTGATGATGATGAACAATTTGTGTTAGACCTTTTGAAACAGGAAAAAGTAATGCTAGTTCACGGAAGAGGATTTAACTGGAAAGATCCAGATCACTTCCGAATTGTTTACTTACCTAGAGTAGAAGAATTGGCAGATGTTCAAGAGAAAATCACACGTGTTTTAAAACAGTGTAAGCGTTAA
- a CDS encoding universal stress protein produces the protein MVQKYEHILVAVDGSYESELAFEKAVNVALRNNAELVLTHVIDTRALQSVATFDTYIYDKLEQEAKEVLSDLEKQAREQGITNIKQVIEFGNPKNLLAHDIPEREHIDLIMVGATGLNTFERLLIGSSSEYIMRHAKVDLLVVRDSNKTL, from the coding sequence ATGGTACAAAAATACGAACACATTCTCGTTGCAGTTGATGGCTCTTACGAATCCGAATTAGCATTTGAAAAAGCCGTAAACGTCGCCTTAAGAAATAATGCCGAACTGGTCCTAACACACGTTATTGATACACGTGCTTTACAAAGTGTAGCCACTTTTGATACGTATATTTATGATAAATTGGAACAAGAAGCTAAGGAAGTTTTGTCTGACTTAGAAAAACAAGCCCGTGAACAAGGTATCACTAATATAAAACAAGTAATCGAATTTGGAAATCCAAAAAATCTTTTAGCGCACGACATTCCTGAACGTGAACATATCGATTTAATTATGGTTGGTGCAACTGGTTTGAACACCTTTGAACGTCTACTGATTGGATCATCCTCAGAATATATTATGCGACATGCAAAAGTCGATTTATTAGTCGTTCGCGATTCCAATAAAACATTATAA
- a CDS encoding Cof-type HAD-IIB family hydrolase — protein sequence MTIKAVFFDIDGTLLNDRKNVQKTTQKAIQSLKKQGILVGLATGRGPAFVQPFLENFGLDFAVTYNGQYILTRDKILYQNQLPKSLIYKVIRYASDKKKEVSLGTASGLAGSRIIDMGTSSFGQVVSSIVPKSMVTTVEGSFKHLIRRVKPQSFNNLVTIMREPIYQIVMVASAEETQEIKDKFPHIKITRSSPYSIDLISVGQSKIKGIERLGAMFGFELSEVMAFGDSDNDIEMLRGVGVGVAMGNADELLKADAHFITASNNNGGISKALAHYGLIHLDVEKSFKSRDENFNKVKDFHRVMDGDTIETPKSYTLKDAGHRADFKVEELVEFLFAASQGDKNQFTQSLLDMHSAIDRAAIKVQSKEYSESPLVGQVDALTDLLYFTYGSFVLMGVDPQPIFETVHEANMGKLFPDGKAHFDPVTHKILKPANWEKHYAPEKAIKKELDKQLQKSLQRLEK from the coding sequence TTGACAATTAAAGCAGTCTTTTTTGACATTGATGGTACCTTACTAAATGATCGTAAAAACGTTCAGAAGACAACGCAAAAGGCCATCCAAAGTTTAAAAAAACAAGGTATCTTGGTGGGCTTGGCTACCGGTCGAGGTCCTGCTTTTGTGCAACCTTTTTTAGAAAATTTTGGTTTAGATTTTGCGGTTACTTACAATGGTCAATACATTCTGACCAGAGATAAAATCCTCTATCAAAATCAATTACCCAAATCCTTAATTTATAAAGTCATTCGCTATGCCAGTGATAAGAAAAAGGAAGTATCACTTGGAACCGCATCAGGTCTTGCGGGTTCTCGCATTATCGATATGGGTACAAGCTCATTTGGACAAGTTGTTTCCAGTATCGTTCCTAAAAGTATGGTAACAACTGTTGAAGGTAGTTTTAAACATTTAATCCGACGTGTGAAACCACAAAGTTTTAATAACTTGGTAACCATTATGCGAGAACCTATTTATCAGATCGTAATGGTAGCATCGGCAGAGGAAACCCAAGAAATAAAAGATAAATTTCCTCACATTAAAATCACTCGAAGTAGTCCCTATTCCATTGATTTAATATCCGTTGGTCAATCAAAAATAAAAGGGATTGAGCGTCTGGGTGCCATGTTTGGCTTTGAATTATCGGAAGTTATGGCATTTGGGGATTCGGATAATGATATTGAAATGTTAAGAGGAGTAGGAGTTGGCGTTGCCATGGGCAATGCTGACGAGCTCCTTAAGGCTGATGCCCATTTTATTACAGCTTCCAATAATAATGGTGGTATCTCAAAAGCTCTTGCCCACTACGGTCTTATTCATTTAGATGTTGAGAAGAGTTTTAAAAGTCGCGATGAGAATTTCAACAAAGTTAAAGACTTTCACCGTGTTATGGATGGTGATACCATTGAGACACCAAAGAGTTACACGCTTAAAGATGCTGGACATCGAGCAGATTTCAAAGTGGAAGAACTGGTCGAATTTTTATTTGCTGCTAGTCAAGGGGACAAAAATCAATTCACCCAGTCACTTTTAGATATGCACTCAGCCATCGATCGTGCGGCTATTAAGGTTCAATCTAAAGAATATTCTGAATCGCCATTGGTGGGACAGGTAGATGCCTTAACAGATTTGCTCTATTTCACTTATGGTTCATTTGTCCTTATGGGTGTTGATCCTCAACCTATTTTTGAGACTGTACATGAGGCGAATATGGGAAAATTATTTCCTGATGGGAAAGCCCACTTCGATCCCGTAACACATAAGATTCTTAAACCGGCTAACTGGGAAAAGCATTATGCTCCTGAAAAAGCCATTAAAAAAGAGTTGGATAAGCAACTTCAAAAATCTTTGCAAAGACTTGAAAAATAA
- a CDS encoding asparaginase yields MKQILVLHTGGTISMQSDASGKVSPNLINPMTQVGLDLENIQLTVIDFLNLPSPHIVPKHMLQIYHKIKETAIDYDGIVITHGTDTLEETAYFLDTMEIPDIPIVITGAMRSANEVGSDGIYNYLTALRVASHDKSKGKGVLVVMNDEIHAAKYVTKTHTTNISTFQTPTHGPLGIVMKDDLLFFKTAEPRVRFDLQSISGTVPIVKAYAGMGDGSILSLLSPDNIQGLVIEALGAGNIPPLATPEVEKLIAYGIPVVLVSRCFNGIAEPVYAYQGGGAMLHDAGVMFVKELNAPKARLKLLIALNAGLKGQTLKEYIEG; encoded by the coding sequence ATGAAACAAATTCTAGTCTTACACACAGGTGGAACGATTTCCATGCAATCCGACGCCAGTGGAAAAGTTTCTCCAAACCTCATCAATCCCATGACTCAAGTGGGACTAGATCTTGAAAATATCCAATTAACCGTAATCGATTTTTTGAATCTTCCAAGCCCTCATATCGTTCCAAAACATATGCTCCAGATTTATCATAAAATCAAAGAGACGGCCATAGATTATGACGGCATTGTTATTACCCATGGAACAGACACCCTAGAAGAAACAGCCTATTTTTTAGATACCATGGAAATTCCTGATATCCCAATTGTCATTACAGGAGCCATGCGAAGCGCCAACGAAGTGGGCAGTGACGGTATTTACAATTATCTCACGGCTTTGCGTGTAGCCAGCCATGACAAATCTAAAGGGAAAGGTGTCTTAGTTGTCATGAACGATGAGATTCATGCTGCAAAATACGTCACCAAAACGCATACCACTAACATTTCAACCTTCCAAACACCAACCCATGGGCCATTAGGAATTGTCATGAAAGACGATTTGCTCTTTTTTAAAACGGCAGAACCACGCGTTCGCTTTGATTTGCAAAGCATTTCTGGAACAGTTCCAATCGTCAAAGCCTATGCCGGTATGGGGGATGGGAGTATTTTAAGTCTTCTTAGTCCCGATAACATCCAAGGACTGGTCATTGAAGCCCTCGGCGCTGGAAATATCCCACCATTAGCAACCCCTGAAGTTGAAAAACTTATAGCCTACGGCATCCCCGTTGTCCTTGTTTCCCGTTGCTTCAACGGTATCGCAGAACCCGTCTATGCTTATCAAGGAGGCGGAGCCATGCTCCATGATGCAGGCGTTATGTTTGTCAAAGAACTAAATGCCCCAAAAGCAAGGTTAAAACTCCTAATTGCCCTTAATGCTGGGCTAAAAGGCCAAACCCTAAAGGAGTATATTGAAGGTTAA
- a CDS encoding aldo/keto reductase yields MTLQTIGQTDIQASRIALGCMRMAALEVSEAEKVLATALEAGITFIDHADIYGGGESEIRFRQAAKQLGLKREDYLLQSKCGIRKGFFDFSKEHIMESVDGILQRLDTDYLDFLVLHRPDVLVEPEEVAEAFTQLEKAGKVKHFGVSNQNRYQMELLNAYLDHKLVVNQMQLSPAHTPMFDAGLNVNMRNQAGIDRDNGTVEYCRLNGLTIQAWSPFQIDLEKGLFTGNPDYQELNETIERLAQGYQVANEAIIIAWILRHPAQMQAIVGSMNPDRLKKIAQAYSVTLSRQEWYDIYRSAGNILP; encoded by the coding sequence ATGACACTTCAAACTATTGGTCAGACAGATATACAGGCTTCTCGAATTGCCTTAGGTTGTATGAGAATGGCTGCTTTAGAGGTATCTGAAGCTGAAAAAGTCCTTGCAACAGCATTAGAAGCAGGAATTACCTTTATTGATCATGCAGACATCTATGGAGGCGGCGAATCTGAAATAAGATTCCGTCAGGCAGCTAAGCAATTAGGGCTAAAACGTGAGGATTACCTTCTGCAATCAAAATGCGGTATTCGAAAAGGGTTCTTTGATTTTTCTAAAGAGCATATTATGGAATCTGTTGATGGTATTTTACAACGCCTTGACACAGACTATTTGGATTTTCTTGTCTTACACCGACCAGATGTTCTGGTTGAGCCAGAAGAAGTAGCTGAGGCTTTCACACAACTGGAAAAAGCTGGTAAGGTAAAACATTTTGGAGTTTCCAATCAGAACAGATATCAAATGGAATTATTGAATGCTTATCTTGATCACAAATTAGTGGTTAATCAAATGCAACTATCTCCTGCACATACACCAATGTTTGATGCAGGACTTAATGTTAACATGCGTAATCAGGCGGGTATTGACCGTGATAATGGAACTGTTGAATATTGTCGCTTGAATGGATTAACCATTCAAGCTTGGTCTCCTTTCCAAATTGATCTTGAAAAAGGACTGTTTACTGGTAATCCTGATTATCAAGAATTAAATGAAACGATCGAGCGTTTAGCGCAAGGCTATCAGGTCGCTAATGAAGCAATCATCATTGCATGGATTTTAAGACATCCTGCTCAAATGCAAGCTATTGTTGGTTCTATGAATCCTGACCGACTTAAGAAAATTGCTCAAGCTTATTCTGTCACACTCAGCCGTCAGGAATGGTATGACATCTATCGGAGCGCAGGCAATATTCTTCCATAA
- the recG gene encoding ATP-dependent DNA helicase RecG encodes MHLQSPISELKGLGPKSAEKFQKLGIFTIEDLLLYYPFRYEDFKSKSVFDLQDGEKAVVTGMVVTPATVQYYGFKRNRLSFKVKQGELVIAVNFFNQPYLADKVTLNQEIAVFGKWDQKKASLTGMKLLITVEDDLQPVYHVAQGISQSSLLKAIKSAFDTGLLETIPENIPQQLLQNYRLMPRQAAIKAMHFPNDLRDYKQALRRIKFEELFYFQMNLQVLKHANKAETAGLKMAYSKDLLSEKIKSLPFPLTNAQNRSLQDILKDMSSGQHMNRLLQGDVGSGKTVIASLAMYAAYTAGYQSALMVPTEILAEQHYTSLQELFPELSIAILKSGMKVAEKRAALSAIAEGNVDMIVGTHALIQDAVQYHQLGLVITDEQHRFGVKQRRIFREKGENPDVLMMTATPIPRTLAITAYGEMDVSIIDELPAGRKPILTRWVKHQQLDTVLHWMTQEIEKGAQVYVISPLIEESEALDLKNAVALEQELKAYFKEKARIALMHGKMKNEEKDTIMQTFKKGQIDILVSTTVIEVGVNVPNATIMLIMDADRFGLSQLHQLRGRVGRGHKQSYAILVANPKTETGKERMKIMTNTNDGFILAEADLKMRGSGEIFGTRQSGIPEFKTADLVEDYPILEEARRVATLITGQENWQDDSRWACVQKHLRDHQNFD; translated from the coding sequence ATGCACTTACAGTCACCCATTTCAGAACTAAAAGGTTTGGGCCCAAAATCAGCTGAAAAATTTCAAAAACTAGGAATCTTTACAATTGAAGATCTTTTACTCTATTACCCTTTTCGCTATGAGGATTTTAAGAGTAAATCCGTATTTGATTTACAAGATGGTGAAAAAGCTGTTGTGACAGGAATGGTTGTTACACCAGCTACTGTCCAATATTATGGATTCAAACGTAATAGACTAAGTTTCAAAGTCAAACAGGGGGAATTGGTCATTGCTGTGAATTTCTTTAATCAACCTTACTTGGCTGATAAAGTTACCTTAAACCAAGAAATAGCTGTTTTTGGCAAATGGGATCAAAAAAAAGCCAGTTTGACGGGAATGAAATTGTTAATAACGGTAGAGGATGATTTACAACCTGTTTATCATGTAGCACAAGGTATTAGTCAATCGTCACTCCTTAAAGCCATAAAATCAGCCTTTGATACAGGTTTGCTTGAAACGATTCCGGAAAATATACCACAACAGTTACTCCAAAACTACCGTCTGATGCCAAGGCAGGCAGCCATAAAAGCCATGCATTTTCCTAATGATTTAAGGGACTACAAACAAGCTTTGAGGCGAATCAAATTTGAAGAACTTTTCTATTTTCAAATGAATTTGCAAGTTTTAAAACATGCCAATAAAGCTGAAACAGCTGGATTAAAAATGGCCTATAGTAAGGATCTTTTATCTGAAAAAATCAAGAGCTTACCTTTCCCATTAACAAATGCTCAAAACAGGAGTCTTCAAGACATATTAAAAGACATGAGTTCAGGTCAGCATATGAATCGTCTCTTACAAGGTGATGTCGGTTCTGGAAAGACAGTTATTGCTAGCTTGGCCATGTATGCTGCTTATACTGCTGGCTATCAATCGGCACTTATGGTACCAACAGAGATTTTAGCTGAACAGCATTACACCAGTTTGCAAGAGCTTTTTCCTGAATTGTCAATTGCCATTTTAAAATCAGGGATGAAGGTTGCAGAAAAAAGAGCTGCCTTATCAGCTATTGCTGAAGGTAATGTGGATATGATTGTGGGAACCCATGCTTTGATTCAAGATGCTGTTCAATACCATCAACTTGGTTTGGTCATTACTGATGAGCAACACCGATTTGGTGTCAAACAACGCCGAATTTTTCGCGAAAAAGGCGAAAATCCCGATGTCCTTATGATGACAGCAACTCCCATACCTAGGACACTAGCCATAACAGCTTATGGGGAGATGGATGTATCAATTATCGATGAATTACCAGCAGGACGAAAGCCCATTCTTACGCGATGGGTTAAGCATCAGCAATTGGATACAGTTTTGCACTGGATGACTCAAGAGATTGAAAAAGGTGCCCAAGTCTATGTGATTTCACCATTGATCGAGGAATCAGAGGCATTGGATTTAAAAAATGCTGTCGCTTTAGAACAAGAGTTAAAAGCCTATTTTAAAGAAAAAGCAAGAATTGCCTTAATGCATGGTAAAATGAAGAATGAAGAAAAAGATACCATCATGCAGACATTTAAAAAAGGTCAGATTGATATCTTGGTATCGACGACAGTTATTGAGGTTGGAGTCAATGTCCCAAATGCAACCATTATGCTTATCATGGATGCGGATCGTTTTGGCCTAAGTCAATTGCATCAATTAAGAGGACGCGTGGGACGTGGTCACAAACAATCCTATGCTATTTTAGTTGCAAATCCCAAGACTGAAACAGGCAAGGAGCGCATGAAAATTATGACAAACACCAATGATGGTTTTATATTAGCTGAAGCAGATTTGAAAATGCGTGGATCAGGAGAAATTTTTGGGACCAGACAATCCGGTATTCCCGAATTTAAAACAGCCGATTTAGTGGAAGATTATCCAATTTTAGAAGAGGCAAGACGAGTGGCAACTCTTATCACTGGACAAGAAAATTGGCAAGATGATTCTCGATGGGCATGTGTCCAGAAACATTTAAGAGATCATCAAAACTTTGATTAA